Part of the Cyanobium sp. ATX 6F1 genome is shown below.
AGCTTCAACTTCAAGGCGATCACGGATCGCTTCTCCGAACTGATGTTCGATTACCCGTTTCGGGTGCCGGCGCGCTTCGCCCTGATCATCCGGGCGGTGGTGAGCCAGGAGGGGCTGGCGCTGAGGCTGGATCCCGCCTTCCGGATCATTGGCGTGGCCTACCCCTACGTCGCCCGGCGTCTGCTGGCCGGCGACACCGCCGAACTGCGCGAGAAGCTGATGGAGGTGCTGTTCGATCGCCATGGCCGCCTGCAGCTGCAGCGGCTCGAAAGCCTGCTGACCGTGGTGGAGGCCAACGACGGCGAAGGCTACGGCGATCTGCTGCCCGTGGCCGGTGCTGGCCTGCGGCTGCTGCTGGGGCCCCAGGGCAGCAGCCTGCGTCAGCGGCTGCTGCTCAACCTGGTGCGCGACAACCGGCTCCAGACCGATGACCTCCAGGGCCTGCTGGCTCTGCTTGGGCGCACCTTCTCGGTGCGCAAGCTGGCGGGCGGGATGCTGGCGCGGCTCAATCCCCTCGCCGGCGCCCTCGAGGCGGCGGCCTAAGGTCACAGCCCCATGCCCCTGGCCACCACTTTGTTCCCCGACCCGATCACCCTCAGCGAAGCGGCCAGCGATGCGGCCAGCGGAATGTTCGGCGATCTCGACGCCCAGGAGATCCTGCTGGAGTACGTGCCCTACTACAGCGATCCCCCCTACGCGGTGGCGATCTTCGGGTTGGCGGTCGGGGTGCTCTGCGGGCTCACCTTCGCCAAGGTGATCCAGAACCGGCTGGAGGGCTGGAAGCAGGACCGCTTGACGTTGCTGCCGCTGGCGCGCATCGAAACGGTGGCTCCTGCGATCGGCATCGTGCTGGGCATCACCCTGTTCATCGGCGGCATCCTGCAGGTGTTTGGCTTTGGCGGTGCCACGGCGCTGCTGGTGGCGCTGCTGCTCTCGTTGCTCACCGCCGGCGGACTCTGGGTGCAGCTCGCCCGCCTGATGGCCCAGGTGGACGCGGGCACCTTCAAGGCCGTGGATTTCGACAACTTCGATCAGTTCTTCTAGGGCCCTTGGTCGGCTTACCCCAGCGACCCCAGCGGACCTGCGCCGAGGGGCTGGCCCTGCGCTTCTGGCCCGGCTGGCTCGATGGTGGCCCCCCGGGCGCCGATCGACTGCTGTTCCAGCTGCTCGCGGAGGTGCCCTGGCGCCAGGAGGCGATCAGCCTGTTTGGCCGCAGCCATCCCCTGCCCCGCCTCACCTGCTGGGTGGCCGATCCCGGTTGCCACTACACCTACAGCGGCCTGCTCAATCAGCCCGAGCCCTGGAGTCCGCCCTTGGAGGCCGTGCGAGAGCAGCTCGGGGCGCTGCTGGGCTGCCGCTTCAATTCCCTGCTGCTCAACCGCTACCGCCATGGGGGCGAGCGCATGGGCTGGCACGCCGACGATGAGCCGGAGCTGGAGGCCAGCGCGCCGATCGCCTCGCTGAGCCTGGGGGCTACGCGCAGCTTCCGGCTCAAGCCGAAACGCCCCGAACGATTAGCCCACGCCCCGATCAGCCAGGAACTGGGCCATGGCGATCTGCTGGTGATGGATCCCCCCACCCAGCGCCACTGGCTGCACGCCCTGCCGGCCCGCCTGAAGATCAAGGAGGAGCGGATCAATCTCACCTTTCGGGTGGTGAGCGGTTGAGGCTGCCTCCGCGATGGAGGAAGTCTCAACATGAAAGCGCAGATCGCTTGATTCAATTTTTCCCAGATCCGTCCGCTTCCAGTTCCCGTTCCCACGACCCCAGCAGTCGCTCGCAGAGCAGGATGGCGCCGGCATCACGCTCAGCAAAGCTGTCTTCGCCCAGGAGAACGGATTCAATGCGCTCACGGATCGACAGCTCGGTACTTGGCGTGGGCCGCATCAGTCGCATGAATCCCGCAACCGGCATCAGCCCCTCGGCCTTGCGCAGGGCATGAAATCGGCCTCGGGCTTCCTCAGCCTCCATGGCCAGCACGTCGTCGTCGGGATCCAGCAGGCTCGGCTTGTACGCCTCGGGGATGGCCAACTCGCCAATGAAGGCTCGGAAAAAGTCTCCCGGCGTCCACGGTTTTCCGTTTTGATGGCAGATCGGTTTGGCGTTGTAGATCCGCTCGTGCAGGACTCGATCGCGGATCGCGCCTCGAAAGTCCTCAGAAAGGGCCACGTTGGCCATCCCAAGGGCCTGAAATGTGCTCGTATCCGTGTTCTTGTTGAGCTTCAACTCAAGGCCAGTCAGCACCGAGTTGAGAAGTTTGATCGGCAGCAGCTCTGGGCAGTTATGGGCCCAATCCTGAAGCGTTTGGCTGCTCCAACCGTTGGACTGGCGCCACACCAACAGCATGTCGCCAAAAGCGTTGATGTGCTCTTCGCATTTCTCTTGCCATTTAGCTTCGTAAATTGAGAGATCAGGCATAGTCGAAACGACAGGAAATCAAGAATCCTTGCTTGAGAGCGCAGACGGAGCACACCCACGAGCGAATGACGCTTGGACATACGCCGGCCTGGTAAGACTACAAAACGCAGGGAGATAGAGCTTTCCCTGTCACTCCCCATCAGAGTGTCGCGATCAGGCCGTGGGTCCTATTCCGGCGGCGCCTGGACCGCCTGGGCCTCGGCCGCTTCGAGCATGGCGGCCGTGACCTCGATCACCTCGAGGGCGTCGTCGTTGTCGAGGTAGGAATCGAAGGAGCTGTAGCGCCGGATGCTCGGGGCATAGGTGGGGTTGCTACAGACCTCGCTCCAGGCCAAACCCTCGGGCTTCACCACCAGATAGCAGGCCAGGGCCTCATCGAGATCCGCCGCATCGCTGAAGCTGTCGCCCTCCCAGAGCACCTCGAAGAAGGTCATCGCGATCGATCCACACCACTCAGATCTAGCCCGGGCGACGAACCATGACAGTCAGCGGAGGCTCCATGGGCCGCTGACTAGGAAGAAGGCAGTTCCACTGACTGGTCTCCATGGGCGGAGTCCTGATTCTGCTGGTGATCGTCGTGGCCATCGTTCTGGTGAGTGGCGCGTCAGAAGGACGCCGGCGCACCCGGGAGCTGTTGCACCACTTCAAGCACCTGGAGGTCCGCCTGGCGGAGCTGGCCCTTCAGTTGCAGGGCATCGATCTGCGGTTGATCGACCTGGAGCGCCGCCAAGACGAGCGGGCAGAGCGGCGATCCCCGTCCCCCCTCCCAGAGCCGGCGCCGCCCTCCCTGACAGCCGAACCACGGGAGGTTCGATCGGATTCCTTGCATGAGAGCGCCGAGCGGCTGGGCAGTACCCCGCCGCCGCCGTCCAGTCCCAGGGCGCCCCATCAGCAGGGTTCGGTTCGTGCCCCCCAGGCGCCCGAACCGGAGCGCTCCCCGTCCCGCCGCCCTGCCGTCCGGCGTCCACCGCTTCCCCCAGCCCCGCTTCCCCCAGCTCCGCTGCCACCAGCCCCGCCTCCGCCGGCGCCGGCGGAACCCAGCGCCCTGCAACTGCTCTGGCGCCGGATTGAGCGCCTGTTCATCGAGAACTGGACCGGCATCCTCGGTGTGCTGGTGGTGGTGGCCGGGGTCACCTTCGTGGTCATCAACGTCGCCCTGCGACTGGGCCCCTTCCAGCGCTTCTGGATGACCGTGGCGGCAGCGGCCGCCCTGGCGGCTCCTTCCTTAGTCCTTGGGCATCGGCTCCCCTGGCGCAACCTCACCCACTGGATGCGCAGCGGCGGGGCCGCCCTGTTCCTGTTCGCCTGTGCGGCGGGTGGTGGGCTGCCGGGCCTCGGTCTCCAGTGGCTGCAGAATCCCCGCCAGGGGCTGGCGCTGCTGAGCCTGGGGGTGGGGGTCAACCTCGCCCTGGCCGGTGTCGCCCGCACCCAGACGATCGCTTCGTTGCACGTGGTGCTGGGCCTGGTGCCCTTGATGATCGTGCTGGACAACCAGCCGGCACTGGCCGCTGAAACGCTGCTGATCGCCAGCCTGGTGGCCCTGGTGGGCTTGATCCTGCCCCTGCGCCGCCCCTGGGATCCCCATCTCCTGGTGGTCACCCTGGCCTATGCCGCCTTCCACGGCGCCTGGTTCCTGCGCTGCGCCGAGGCGCTCCAGGCCAGCGGCGACCTGCGCCTGCGCGGAGCCCTGGCGGCCCTGCTGGTGTTCGGGGGCGGGGCGCTGCTGCAGCACCGCCGGTTGCTCAGCCGGAGTGAGGGGAGCGCCGCGTCGCTGGCGCCGTTGCCCCTGGCCCTGCAGCTCAGCAACTGGGGCGCCCTGGCCCTGGCTCTGCTGATCTACCCCCAGCAGGCCGCCAGCCGCGCTGGGGCCCTGGCCCTGGCGGCGCTGGTGGCGGCACTGCTGGCCCGACGGGCGCGCCAGGGCCAGCTGGGCTGGCTGCAGCTGAACGACACCCTGATCGCCCAGTCCTTGGCCATGGGGGCGGTGATCAGCCTCCACCCCCTGATCGCCAACGGCCCCTTGCTGCTGATGGTCCTGCTGGTGGAGACCCTCCTGTTCCTGCGCCTGGGTGTTGTGGAGAACGACTCCACGATTCGGCGCCTCGGCTGGGGGCTGGTGAACCTGATCGCCCTGCTGCTGGTGCTGGCCGGGGTGGAGGCGGGGGTGTCCGGTGGAGCGCCGGCCCTGCTCTGGCAGAACGGCGGTGTGCTGATCGGTGCTAGCGCCCTGCTCACTGCGGTGCAACGGCAGCTCAGCCTCAGGCTCGTGAAGCTCCCCCTGCCAGCGCTGCTGGGTTGGCTTGCCGGAGCATTGGCCTTCGTGGGCGCCATGGTCTGCCCGCCGGAGCCCAGCCGGGAGCTGCTGGCCCTGGCGGTGATCGGAGCCCTGCTGCTGGCGGGCCGCCGCTGGCGACCCGACGGAGTGCTGGCAGGAGCCACGGCGGCCGCGGTCGCAGCCCATGGCGTCGGCTGGATCCATGGGCTGCAGCTGTTGGCTCCCGGCAGCCATGGGGGTGTGACCCTCTATGCCCAGGGGTGGTCAGCGCCGACGTACCTGCCCCACCTCCTGCCCCTCACTGGCCTGGCCCTGCTCGCCCTGGCGATGCGCCGGGAGACCGTGGTCAGTGGCATCGGCTGGGCTCTGTTCAACGGCACCGGCGTGGTGCTGATCATCGGCACCGTGTTGAGCACCACCACCCAGGGCGGTCCTGGAGGCCTGGCGCTCAACGGGGGTGTCCTCGTGGCCTGGGCCGCCTTCACCACCCTGGTGCAGTTGTTGATGCGTCGCTTTGCCGTTCGTCAGCCCTTGCCTCCGTTGATGGGTGGCCTGAGCGCGGTGCTGGTGTTCGTGGCCGCCGGCCTCTGCACCCCCGAAGGGGGCCGTGAACTGGAGGGCCTGCTGGCGATCGGTGGTCTGCTGCTGATCGCCCGCCGCTGGCGGCCGGAGGCCCTGATGGGCAGCCTCGCCGCGGCGGCCGTCGCCCTCCATGTGCTCAGTTGGGGTGCTCAGCTGCAGCAGCTGCCCTGGTCGCCCCTGCCGCTGCTGGGCCACCTGCTGCCGCTCACCACCCTGGCCCTGCTGCTGCTGGCAATGAAACGGGAGCCGCTGGTCAGTGCTGTCGGTTGGGCTCTGCTCAACGGCACGGCGGTGATCCTGATCCTCGGCGCCCTGGTGGGCGCCGCATTGGAGAGAACCGCAAGCTGGCCTGAAACCGCCTCAGGACCAGCCCTGGCGGGACTGCTGGTGGCCTGGGCCGGCTTCACCACCCTGGTGCAGGTGTTGATGCCTCGATTCGACCTTCGCCAACCCTTGCCGGCCTTGATGGGCTGGATCAGCCCGGCCCTGGTGCTGACCGCCGTGGTGGTCGGCACCCCCGCCGCTGGCCGTGAGCTGGAGGCAGTGCTGGCCCTGGGCGCCCTGTTGCTGATCGCCCGCTGCCTGCGGCCGGATGGCTTGCTGGTGGGCACCGCCGTTGCCGTTGCCCTCACCCATGCCGTCGCCTGGGGAGCGCTGCTGCTTGAGCAACCCTGGGCCACGGCCCCCCTGCTGGGCCACCTGCTGCCACTCACCGCCCTGGCACTCGTCACCATCGGCAGCGGCGGTCCCGGGGCGGTGCGCCTGTTGGGCCTCGACCTGCTCGGTCTCGACCTGGGCCTGGCGGCTTATCTGTTGTTTGAGCCGATCTCTCCGTTGATCCCCGGTGTGGTCTGGCTGCTGCTCTCCCTGGTGGCCCTGGAGAGCTCCGATCGGCTGAGGCGCTCAATGGCCACCCATGCCTTGGTGCTGGGCCTGCTCTACCTGCTGGC
Proteins encoded:
- a CDS encoding alpha-ketoglutarate-dependent dioxygenase AlkB family protein, translated to MVGLPQRPQRTCAEGLALRFWPGWLDGGPPGADRLLFQLLAEVPWRQEAISLFGRSHPLPRLTCWVADPGCHYTYSGLLNQPEPWSPPLEAVREQLGALLGCRFNSLLLNRYRHGGERMGWHADDEPELEASAPIASLSLGATRSFRLKPKRPERLAHAPISQELGHGDLLVMDPPTQRHWLHALPARLKIKEERINLTFRVVSG